One segment of Solanum lycopersicum chromosome 1, SLM_r2.1 DNA contains the following:
- the LOC101263059 gene encoding telomere repeat-binding factor 1, whose amino-acid sequence MGAPKQRWTPDEEAALKAGVRKHGPGKWRTILKDPVFSGVLYSRSNVDLKDKWRNMSVMANGCGSREKARLALKRMNQARKQDERSLSVSTEAISDEEMTEARLATTSSDSLQMRGSKRSIIRLDNLIMEAISNLKEPGGSNKTTIATYIEDQYWAPTNFKRLLSAKLKYLTATRRLVKMKRKYIIAPTLVLSDRRRIPSVPLLESSQRISSRVDPDDINTLTKAQVDFELTKMRSMTPQEAAVAAARAVAEAEVAIAEAEDAAREADAAEADAEAAQAFAEAAMKALEGRSIPRMMIHA is encoded by the exons ATGGGTGCACCTAAACAGAGGTGGACTCCAGACGAAGAAGCTGCTCTTAAAGCTGGGGTCCGTAAGCATGGACCAGGCAAATGGCGGACGATCCTCAAGGACCCAGTGTTTAGCGGAGTGTTGTACTCGCGTTCAAATGTAGATCTAAAG GACAAGTGGAGGAACATGAGTGTGATGGCCAACGGTTGTGGTTCTAGAGAGAAAGCAAGGTTGGCTCTCAAAAGAATGAATCAAGCCCGTAAACAGGATGAGAGGTCTTTATCTGTCTCCACTGAGGCTATAAGTGACGAGGAAATGACTGAAGCAAGGCTAGCTACTACTTCTAGTGATTCTCTACAGATGCGTGGGTCAAAAAGATCTATCATAAG ATTGGATAATCTTATAATGGAGGCTATAAGCAACTTGAAGGAGCCGGGTGGTTCCAACAAGACTACTATAGCAACATACATAGAG GATCAATATTGGGCACCTACAAACTTTAAAAGGCTACTTTCAGCGAAACTGAAGTATTTAACTGCAACTAGGAGACTTGTCAAG ATGAAGCGAAAGTATATAATAGCACCAACACTGGTATTATCTGACAGAAGAAGAATTCCTTCCGTTCCTCTCTTGGAAAGCAGCCAGAGGATCTCCTCCCGGGTTGATCCGGATGATATAAACACACTTACTAAGGCTCAAGTAGATTTTGAGTTAACTAAGATGAGGAGTATGACACCTCAAGAGGCAGCAGTAGCTGCTGCACGAGCTGTTGCAGAAGCAGAAGTAGCCATAGCAGAAGCTGAGGATGCTGCCAGAGAGGCTGATGCTGCTGAAGCTGATGCCGAAGCTGCACAAGCCTTTGCAGAAGCTGCAATGAAAGCACTAGAAGGGAGAAGCATCCCAAGGATG ATGATCCATGCTTGA
- the LOC101254045 gene encoding protein CYSTEINE-RICH TRANSMEMBRANE MODULE 13-like: protein MSYYNQPPPVGVPPPQGYPPKDAYGYPPPPPGYPPQGYPSPPGYPSPHGYPPPPYGAPQYAAPPPPQKNSATSGVMTGCLAAVCCCCLLDACF, encoded by the exons atGAGTTATTATAATCAACCTCCTCCCGTTGGTGTACCTCCCCCTCAag gatATCCACCAAAGGATGCATATGGGTACCCTCCTCCTCCTCCAGGTTATCCTCCACAAGGCTATCCTTCTCCGCCAGGTTACCCTTCTCCACACGGCTACCCTCCTCCACCATACGGTGCTCCTCAATACGCCGCTCCGCCACCGCCTCAGAAAAATTCAGCCACCTCCGGTGTCATGACCGGCTG TTTGGCTGCGGTTTGCTGTTGCTGCCTTTTAGATGCATGCTTTTAA